A window of Yoonia sp. SS1-5 genomic DNA:
GGGCGGATGATCCGATCCGCGGCCAGAACCGCATATTTCAATCGGTGTGCCTGTGTGTCGGGCAACCGCGCCTGCAGCTTGGTCAGCGCGTTTTTTGCAGCCCGCGCCAGATGCGGGTCCGCGATGGCCTGCACGTCGCGTAGCCCCAGCACAATCGCTTCGATTTCCTCGTCATCGAACATCATCGGGGGCAGGGCGGCATCTTCGGTCAATGCATATCCGTAACCTGCGGTGCCGTCGATGATTGCGCCCAACCCGCGCAACGCCTCGATATCGCGGTAAAGCGTGCGCAGCGAAACGCCCGTGTCCTCGGCCAGTTGGGCGGCTGTCACAGGCGGCGCGTGGCGGCGCAGTGATTGCATCAACTGAAACAGGCGGGCGGTGCGGGACATACGATGACGATATCATTCCTGCCAAAAACTGTCAGTACCCGGCTGTAGGTAGGTGTCAATCAATCAGGAGGTCTCGATGATCACGCTTATCACCTACCAAACCGGCTTTGGCGAAAGCAGTTTCAGTCCGTTCTGTGTCAAGGCGATGTGGCTTTTGAAGGCAGCAGGTGTTCCATGGGAAAGAGAGGACAGCAACGATCCGCGAAAATTCCCGAAAGCAAAGCTGCCCGCAATCCGTACAGAGGGGCAGATCATCGGCGACAGCCACAATATACAGGCGTATCTGGAACGCGGCGGCGCTGACTTTTGGGGACCGGTCGCTGCGCGTGACCGGGCTGCCGGGCATGCGCTGATCCGCATGGCAGAGGAGCATATGTATTTCCACGTCGTGCTGGACCGTTGGGGTAATGACGACTTTTGGCCATTGATCCGAGAGGCCTATTTTGCCGCAATACCCGCGCTTTTGCGCAAACCCATCACCGGTCGGATCCGCAAGAACCTGTTGCAGGGGCTGTCCGCGCAGGGCCTTGGCCGGTTCACAACCGAGGAACGGATGGCGCGGCTGGAACCGGATTTGGCGGCCATAGCCGCGTTTCTGGATGGGCGTGATTACCTGCTTGGGGATGTGCCGACCTTGCCCGATTATTCGGTTGCGGCAATGCTGTCTGCAGGTCTGGCCGCACCTATTCAGACGCCGTTGCGTCGCCGGTTGCAAAGCGATCCGGCGCTGACAAGCTACGTCAAGCGGATCAGGGACAGGATGGATGGCGCATGAGACAGTGTTTTGAAAGTGATGCGGTCAGGGCCGTTTTTGACGGCATGCCCGCGCATGATCGCGAAACGGCGCTGTGCTTGCGCGATCTGATTTTTGCGGTTGCGGCAGAAACGCCGACCGTCGGGCCGGTGGAAGAAGCACTGCGTTGGGGGCAGCCCGCCTATTTGACCCCGAAAACGAAATCGGGAT
This region includes:
- a CDS encoding glutathione S-transferase family protein codes for the protein MITLITYQTGFGESSFSPFCVKAMWLLKAAGVPWEREDSNDPRKFPKAKLPAIRTEGQIIGDSHNIQAYLERGGADFWGPVAARDRAAGHALIRMAEEHMYFHVVLDRWGNDDFWPLIREAYFAAIPALLRKPITGRIRKNLLQGLSAQGLGRFTTEERMARLEPDLAAIAAFLDGRDYLLGDVPTLPDYSVAAMLSAGLAAPIQTPLRRRLQSDPALTSYVKRIRDRMDGA
- a CDS encoding YafY family protein, whose translation is MSRTARLFQLMQSLRRHAPPVTAAQLAEDTGVSLRTLYRDIEALRGLGAIIDGTAGYGYALTEDAALPPMMFDDEEIEAIVLGLRDVQAIADPHLARAAKNALTKLQARLPDTQAHRLKYAVLAADRIIRPPQPTIDVRALRQATWDERTIQIDYVDVHGTPTQRCVDPLGIVFLKETHNLIGWCHLRKAYRNFRLDRMRNLAITSRSFRPRRIPMLREAIDVLSSCWPEPSAMTAESRDSAQS